The Alosa sapidissima isolate fAloSap1 chromosome 8, fAloSap1.pri, whole genome shotgun sequence genome segment GAAACAGTCATTTAAAATAATCTACATTATAATTTGAAGATATGATTTGGTTATGATAGTGTTCCACAATGGTACAATGTTGCCTGTGGGCAATGGGTGAATATGATATGATACTTTATTTGACTTTtttgcgaaaaaaaaaaaataatagtgAAAACTACATAATTCTGTTTTCTATGTATTTggttaaataataaataaataaacatgttcTAAACAAATATGCCTTATTATTTTGTATAAGACAACATACATAGTTTAATGTGTTCCATTatggtaggcctacaatgtTGCCTACAGGCAACGgttttataaaaataaaatatatatttaaaaaaaattgtttaAGTGACTATTTTTAAGCAGGAAAAACATTGCAAAATGTTTTTCCCAATTCAGATCATAATGCGTACCATAAagagatttattttttattcctaCCCAGTTGGTCGACTTAATATTTCAGATAGCCTGTATGACCTGTATTAATGAAGCCAGCCCTATTTCCCATTTCTCACACTGACGTGTTTGCCATTTTTCTCCagcatcaggtgttattgtccCGTAAagccacacacaaaacaaacataaaatcacCATAAGAAGAAATATTCAAAAGAAGCATCGGTTGACTTTACCTCGTCAAGCTGTCCCAGCGAAGAAAGGATCAGTTTTTTGGGTTCCAAATACAAAGGTTCTCCAACTTCCTCGTAGGATCTCCAGGGCGCTGCCCAGTAGCCCTGTCGGTTCAGCTGTCGCTGTCTGCGGCGGTAGTTCTCCCAAAACACCTGTTTGTCATGGCAGGTGACATATACGGTCTTGCTCCGCGCTTGTAACTTTTCTCCCGACGGCCTGGTACTTGGAAGTGGCTTTATTGTTACAAACTCACGCGGATCAAAGTTTATGTCGCGAGAAACCGCGCCATCATCCATTCTGACGCATCAGTACAAGCAAATACGGCAACTTCTCAAATTCAGAGCTTTAAAGAAATTGTTGCAAATTGAAAACAGGATTGAATTCAGTTGCTCACATGCAGTTGTCCATCTATGTTGAACTACGTGTCGGCGCTTTCCGTTTCCCTTGGTAACGAATAACATGCAATGTGCGTCTAAACGGCCTGCCTCCAGTCTTGCAAGTTGGACGTCCTATTTTCCCAAAACTTTGAACGTCCAGCGTGTTTGTCAGTGTCCTTGACTTATAAAGAATGTGATCTTTTGCAAATTCCCACGCACATTATAGCTTACGAACGCCATCATGTACAGTAGGCTTTTGTTTAGTCTTGTTCACAATAACTGCAATATAATAGGCTAAGCATACATTGTGAGATTTCTGCTATAGGCTACTTCGGCTATTTTATCACAGAAAACAATATGCTCTCTACATGTGGAAAGCGCAGCTGGCCCCCAGGGCTTAATGCATTCTTCTCTACAGTCGACTGGCTTTCAACTGCGCATTTGTGTAACTCCAGGAAAAATGAAAGTAATTGGATAAATAGGATGAATAAGGGCTTGACCTCGTACGTAGTCCTAATTGTAAATATGTGTAATTTCAGTGAAATAATGTCCTTCTGGCACTGTCTTTGTAAAACAATGGCGAGTAGGCCTATAAGACATTTGAAACTGATTAATATCAAGAGACGCGCTTTTCTCTGTTAATGGTCTGTTATGACACAACCCATCTCCAATTAATAGccttgtgttgtttgtttgaaaATTATTGTGTTGTTTACGACAACTAGACACTTCACGTCTAGTGCATAGCTTCTCTCCCAATTAACCACTGAAAAGTGCCTTCCACACAAATTCAGGGAGTATCTTTTTCACTTGACTTCCAAACAATTGTGCTTTTTGCATATGGCAATTTGGCAAATGGATGACACAATAAAGGTATTCTTATTCTCACTTCTTccctaaaaaaacacacagctcGGATCATCTCAGAGAATAATAACGATGGTTAATGTGTGATGGAACTCAAGAGGCCGTTTGCCAATGAGATGCAGCCCAGCCGCAAAGACCACGACTCAGCCAACAGCTATTTGCCGCTCCCTCTTCGGAGCTATAAATACAGCCAATTAGCGTCCCTTTGCCTGGCGTCCAAAAAGTAGAGCGGTAGCAGCTCGGCCTCATGAGCCGTCACCTCGGTCCAACATTCCCATCGCATAGGATAACCATTAGCGCTTAATAAGCAGCCGAACAGACGGGAGAGCTGTATAAAAAGACAGAGGGATCTCTCCCAGCTGCGCTACGCTCCAGCAAACCCGCTGgctttattgatcctcaggtGATTCCCTGCGCTGCGTTGATCCATTCTAATTGGACACGGCATTGAAGTTGCTGGAAAAGGAACGACCTGTGAGACTATAGCATAAGAATCTCGATCCTCAACAATACCTCGATCCTCCTATTTTTATGTTTCTCTGATCACCCCTCCTCTATTTTCTTTTCAGATATTTTACGCACGTCATGGCCGACAGTAGCACAAAGTCATCAAACCGTCCACAGTATTGCCGCGATGCGACGTGGTACCCTTTGCGAACCGGGTGGCAGCCGAGCTACATGTCAACTCAGAACTTTGGCCTGTCGCCTCTCCTGACGCCTGGCGATCTGAGTTGGATGGAAAGTGTCTCCCGGAAGCTGGCGGCGCTCTCCTGGCCCGGATACATGTGGTGCACTCAGCCCTGTACCCCCACGCATCCCAAGCTTCAGCGGGAGATCTGGGGCAGGGCAGCGGAGGTGAGGGGAGAACCATACAGGTGGACAGTCAGCTTGGACGTCAACCATTTCTTCCCCACGGAACTCTCAGTCAGAATTACAGAAGATGGATTTCTGGAGATCAGTGGTGAGACTTTGTACTTCAGtcagcatgtaggctacatcatgtAGGCATACATCAGGGTTTCAAACTTTTTtctatatagtatatttattaatttatttagttATTAATTCATGTCTTTATATATTTCTAACTATGGCAGACAGACGCATCCTTAGTTTACCTATGTTTGTGCTTATAAAATAAATGGTgtgtttttaaattaaatattattGCTTAATATTTATGTGTATTGATGTGGGGAATTAATTTCATGGGAAGGTAAACACGAGGAGAGACAGGATGAACATGGCTTCATCTCTAGAAGTTTTACCAGGAAATACAAGTAAGTGTTTCTTACTGTAGCAAACTGTCATTTTACATCACACTGACCAAATACATTTACAACATCACCTTGTAACAGTATTAACATTCAGCAAAGGACAGTTTAATTCTACTTATCATTACTAATATAAGTCTATTCAGACTGTAACCAAGTATGCCACTTCCTGTCAGGCTCCCCATTGGGATAGAATCTCAGACTATTCGCTCTTCTCTATCTGGTGATGGGATTCTGATGGTGGAGGCTTCACTGCCTAAAATACCCCAGCCACAGATGTTTATCCCTGTCCAGGTAAAACAGTTTAAGAGCTTAATTGAAATATGCAATTGGCTTTATGATACTGGCTTCTCCTGTTCAGAATTGGTGTTGGTTTCTGAAAtcaatttcaccacatatgttTATAGCTTTTTAGGTTTTAGAATTTTGCCTTTTAATTGCATTTAAACATTTATGGATTGTTTTGAATGCCAGTCCTTCCATTAGTTGAACTGAATTTGTTCACTTTTGTTTGTACAAATGGATTTCTGATGTGTGCACCTGGTATGGTTAAAAGTCTTATTTTCTCTCACTGAGAATCAGCCTAGTTTTTCAGACATTGCAATTATTCACAAAGATTAAGCAGAGTAGTCTGCCTTGCTTCTCTACATAGGAAGACTTAGACATACAGTAAGACTCCTGAGTCAATTATTACTTGCAAGCTTCTTGACCTTCGATTACAGGCCTAGGGTTGACTATTAAAGAGCTCTGGTTTTGGCTTTCATCACATATCACCAAACCTTCTACTCAAAGTAAATGGGTAAGCATCTTTTTCTTACAGATTGAAAAGGAGCCTCGCTCACCAGGAACAGTAGAGAAGAAAGAAGATCcaaggacagagagggagggtcaGTGTCCTCCGTTCGCCAGCAATCAGCGTTCTCCGACCTCACCCACAAGGCCCGTGTGGGAGCCCAAGGAGGCGAATTATCTTGACGGCCGGCAAGCGGACCATGCCTTGGCCGAATTCAGCTCTGGACCGTTCGCTTCTCAGTCTAGACGCTCCAACAATAGCCAGGCCGGGGAGGATGTCGGAGAGGCAGACACACAAGAGGGAGGGGCCAGGGAGGAGGCCCAGGATCAGTTCACAGACCTGTCTGAGGCACCGGCTACCCCTGACACACTGACCTCAGAGCAGGAGGAATCTGGTGATGGGGTGCAGGACAGCGAAGTCCAGAAGCAGCAGGACCAACAACaactaaaacaacaacaactacatgGTGAGACAACAGGGGAGAGCCATGAAGAGGGAGGCCTTCACAGAGAGGGCTCGGAAGAGGAAGTGACATCAGGAGAGCAGGCCCCCGAATCCAGACAGTTCCAGGAGCTTGTCATCCCCGAACAGGAAGTCTTGGAGAGTCACATGTCCCAAGAACAAGAAGCCCAGTAGATGCACACACTGGAAATGATGACCCctgacagacaacaaacacaccGCCTTGCTGATTTTTAATGCCACATAACCTGGCCCAAGCCTCCACCACCACATGACCTACCCTGTAATTTTGCAACTGTGATGCACTAATAAAACAATAGCACTTCAGACGTATGTGTTCAGTTAATCATTCCAGGGGCCATGAGAAGCAGTTGGTCATTACTAACCCATGAACGCCTAACCTGTGATGGATTATCTGTTATCATGAGTGTGTTGGATAGCAGCTTTGACATAATCTTGGCAtatcacacagcagcagcaggagcagctccACGGCTGGACATTTCATCAGGCCGTGTTGGACGCGTGCCCATATAAGCATAGAGACACTGCGGTCCAAAACGCCACTGTTAATCTATATCCATCAGCTTCTACCTCTCACAAGCCAGCAGTGATAAACTATCCAATCTCAGTGTACAGGATTCTGTTGTCGTCAACAGAAAACATCGAGACACTGTCACATACCCTCATGCAGCTACActtaaaccatttatttgtttaAATACATAGAAAAAGCTAGAGGAACTTTCGGAAATAccttgattaaaaaaacaggGCTTGTTTAGTAATTGTGTTGGACCCGGTGATCACTGTAGCAGAAACACCCACCAACTATTTCTCAGCTAACATGTAGCCTAGCGAGGGGCCCTTGGCCAAGCCAAGCCGTCTTAAATAAGCCTTTCACTAATCTGCCACCCAATTACTGGCTGCTGGGCAAATCACGTCCTGCTGGAAGACTTCCCAAACAAGGCTGAGTAGTgcagaacaaaaacacacagatgtgACCACACACCAGGCGAAAGGGTAGTgagagagattttttttattatttattcttaTTAATTTTATTGCATGTACATACAATACAAAGGCATCTTGTAGAATCTGGTCTGGTAAAATTTCATTCACTTGAATTCATTCATTTGAAGAGAATATATCTTCACCAcacataataaaaaaagaaagaaaacatcaTTTTGTAAGACCTCTTAAAATCTTATAATCTCCCATGACCAGGCTGGTTAATATactgatttaaatatttacaatgagtaaagcatcaatacatCGCCAATAAGGGAATAATTCCCTTTCTGCTACACAGCTGACCTTATTAATTATTGGCCAATGGCGCATTGATTTTTATGTCCCTCAGTctttacacaaaaacacaaagctagtaagttaaaacacacacagcatacagtaGATGGAGCCAAGACAAACATTTCCATGTCAGACTGGAGAGGATGTCGTGGAagattgctttttaattttaattttttttttctgtgccaGCTGCTGGGGATCCTGGGGATCTGGTGGAGTGTTTGGTGGTGATGAAATATAGTCGGCCTCAGACCCTGACACTTTGACAAACAGCcctttttgctttgcttttctttatctttgtttttttgtcccTCAAAAGTATTTTCTGTGCCCACAACA includes the following:
- the si:dkey-1k23.3 gene encoding heat shock protein 67B1; this translates as MADSSTKSSNRPQYCRDATWYPLRTGWQPSYMSTQNFGLSPLLTPGDLSWMESVSRKLAALSWPGYMWCTQPCTPTHPKLQREIWGRAAEVRGEPYRWTVSLDVNHFFPTELSVRITEDGFLEISGKHEERQDEHGFISRSFTRKYKLPIGIESQTIRSSLSGDGILMVEASLPKIPQPQMFIPVQIEKEPRSPGTVEKKEDPRTEREGQCPPFASNQRSPTSPTRPVWEPKEANYLDGRQADHALAEFSSGPFASQSRRSNNSQAGEDVGEADTQEGGAREEAQDQFTDLSEAPATPDTLTSEQEESGDGVQDSEVQKQQDQQQLKQQQLHGETTGESHEEGGLHREGSEEEVTSGEQAPESRQFQELVIPEQEVLESHMSQEQEAQ